The genomic DNA gagctggtctagctggtggactggagctggtctagctggtgaactggagctggtctagctggtggactggagctggtctagctggtggactggagctggtctagctggtggactggagctggtctagctggtgaactggagctggtctagctggtggACTGTAGCTGACTAAGTGAGGGGCAGTAGCTGTCTgcacatgcttgtgtgtatgcatgctagCCTGCTGTTATGTCAATGGAACCACTTTACAATTCTGATTTGGCAATCTAAGAtggaaataaaggaaaaatctGTAATAGAAAATGAACCTCCATTAATTCTTTATCACTTAACCTATTGCTTTCATGTGGGTTTGACATTCCAGAACACTGCCATGCATAGTACAAATGCACATGTAATTCAAAGTGTACTTACACATGCCGTTATcatcatttcagtcatttacctgGCCTGTCTCCTCTTCAAGCTTCTCATAAAGTTTAATGCTGTAGTAATGAACTTTTTTCAAGTTGATACCTGGGTGATAATATGCGGTTAACCCAGCCtaggagaaaagggaaaaactcACTCAAAGATCAGTCAAAAGTCCTTGCCATCATAAGGTTACATCATAGGCCTTAATGTTCAATGTTTTTGCCTGGCTCCAATTTTTTTGCATTGACTGTCCACATTCATGTTTCAAGTGACCcatacagaaaaaaacacacaaaaaagcacaTGTGTATTGCCATATCCTCTGAGTTGTTCCTctaacatgtacagtatatcagttTTTAATTCTGGAACAGAATGTCACTGTGaccatgggggcgacatggctcaggcagtaagagcagtcatctggcattcggagggttgctggttcgatcccccgcccaggctgtgttgaagtgtacctgagcaagacgcccaacccccaaattctccttacgagctggtcggtgccttgcatggcagccaattgccgtcggtgtgtgagtgtgtgtatgaatggctgaatgagaagcatcaattgtacagcgctttggataaaggcgctatataaatgccaaccatttaccataaatgATCTTACTGAATTTTCTTACTCTGCCTAGGGCCAAGTGTACCATTATGCAGGCACGCCTCAGTCATTGTCATGACCTCACAGGGTTCAAaccacaattaaaaaaacaacacagtatGTTGATTTATTTGAAGGGCTATAATATGAAATGATGATTAAGTACAACCAAAATACTATAAACCAGGAATCTTAAACTTAAATCTGGAGGGctgctgtgtatgctggttttcaatGTTTGTCTGCATGTAGGCACTTAATTTACGTCATTGATAGGCAATGTgcaccttgtttccaaggcctgGTCATTAACAATAAATCACAGAAGCTAGCAGAGgttgcagccctccaggactggatatACAATAAACAATCAACAAATGCAGTTAACAAATACAGTGTTGGCAGAAGGCTCAGAGTCACCTACAGCATGCCATGTGGAGCCTGCTGTCAGATCAGATTTCTCCAGGAGAACTACATCCTTCATCCCAGCCTTGGCCAGGTGGTAGGCCAGACTGACCCCGACACACCCCCCTCCAATGACCACTGTCTCTGCAGTGTCCTTCCACCTCTTCCCCAGCACACTGGATCCTTGGTCCCTGGCAAGGGAAGAGAGCGAGGACACCTCTCTTTTCATTAACTCAGGCAAGTAATAATTACTGAAATATCATGCCACAGTCTCAATAGGGGTGCCCCTGTTTAAAggtcattttgaaaataaattttaaattcAAGGCTGGTCTTGAACTTAAAGCCGCACGTGGTAGTCCAGATGTAAACATGGAGATTGTGTAAAATGCAGAGAATATTGCCCTCTATAAAGTGATCAACTAAGCAAATAAACACTTTAATGTACCATCATGTAAATGCCCTGCAGTGTATGTAAAGAGAAAAGAACACAGCCTACACATTTCACAATATTGACTTACTGATACACTCCCTCATACGGCTATGCACACAGTAAATGTACAGTGTTAATTAAACGCTAACAGTATAGCCTATATATGAGCCCAATATCAGTTGATTTAACACAGAATATTCAACTATGCAGCCAAATACTGTATAAGATCGTCAGAGGTCCAAACAATGGCACTTATCTAAGAAGATGGGGTCACAGATGAAGGCTCAGGTTGACTGCCATTGCTGGATATGACACGTTTAGTGCATGATCCTTGATATAACTTTTTTTATCTTGTGCGTCTATAGTTAACACAGACCAGATAAGTCAAAATCCAGATCAATCGGATTGCCCAGTAGATAATACCTCGTACATTATTGTGCATACAGTTCGAGCATACAGTGAGAAGTACATGATAGCATGGGTATCGTAATGTCATAAGAAGACTTACCCTTCCCCTGCATATGTCTGTGGACTGCAACATATGGTTCGCCGCGCATGTCGCCACAAGCACGGATACGCGTAAACATTTCTTCGCAATTGGATGTTAACTGAATTCAAAATATGTGACATTGTTGAATCTAAATAGTTACAGGCTACAAGTCAACGCATACAGACAGCCAGCTAAATCTACTCGTTAACTTAGTGTAATCACCATCGTATTGGTACGGGTAAAACAGTTGTTGGGTCCTCCCATTTCAGCGAAATTGTATCCAACCCACGTAACTAAGAAGAACAGTTCAAAGATCCAACCCCTCGCCGTCTAGTCCTCATCTCTATTTAACCATTGAATACCCGGAGCTTGAGGACACGCGTTAGGCTACTTTAGGTCACACGTATACGACTATATGCGTATGGAAAATTTTATTAGGATCTACGTATGCAATACATGCCTTAGTATGGAGCCAGATTAGGGACAAAAGTTTCGTAACTTGAAACAAAAAAACGCAATTGAAAATTAAAAAGTTGAAACTGACGCAACATGACCTGAAACCGAAAAGAAGaaatatagcctacaatgaGGGACCACATTATCGTTACGCAGACCTGTAGGCTACACTAGATCGTTAATTCTAGGTAATCTGCCAATCGTTTGGCAGAAAAATAACCGAAATTACTTTGACCAGTTGTTGGTGTCAGAGTGGGGCGGTTTGAGAACTATCTCAGCTAatctggaattttcatgcacaaaagtCCTCGACTTTCCCTAGATGTGCAGGGGGAACATTCAGTGAGTGGCAGtgtaaatgccttgttaatgagagaggtcagaggagaagggactggaatgacaggaaggcaacagcaACTCAAATACATGCTGGTTCAACAATGGTATGCGGAacagcatctcagaacacacagcaTTGAACTTTGAAGTGGAttgactacagcagcagaggaccaaCAATTCTAATAAATAGGTTTAATAAGTACCCGAGCAGATTTCCATGCTGTAGGTTATTACAATCCTGGTGATTTCACCGGTTACTCcctaaatgaacaaaacaatttGAAAGAGAACTAAAGGCTCAACTCGTGCAGGAGCAGGTAATCTGTCTGTTCAACCTCTTGCCGTCGTATTAGCAATTTGCCAAGGGGCAAACACAGTTGGCTTTAAAGGGACATTCTGATGGTTTTATcatgtgtttatgcatttagccAGTAAATCCAGCCCATTTGAAACGTGTGCCTAACTTTGCATATTAACTATTTACCCtcataaaatgtgaatgttttgccAAAAGAAGCCTGGGCATTGTATATATTTCTAATCTAGGTCTTATGGTTGgtcacatgaaaaataaatgtaagggGAAACTCAATGATAACTTTGTGTTCTCTAACTGTAGTCTGCAAATCAATAAGAAATGAATATGATGCAGATTCATTAACTGCAGTCCTTCATCACTACCCCTAACTATAGCATATGTAACTGGCTGACGCAGGGCTGCAGGGTGAAATGTCTGGGCCCAGgacaaaaattaaataattatattattcccGGGTGGGGGCAATGACATTTATCGCAAATTCACAGACCATTGTCCCCCCTCCTTCCAGAGGCCCTGGGCTGAAGTGCAAACCATTCACCTCATTAAGCTCTCCAAACAAACAGCTACCAATCAGAGCGCTTTCTGAAGAGAAGCTCAGAcccacccatttcctgtctGATTAATATATACCAATGGATAGTGCACCTCCTTGTGCATCTCATCTCAGGAGGGGTCTGCTGTTGCAAAGTGCATTTTGCTGCTTCTGAATTTAGGGAAAATGGCACCCGTCAAAAAGGTAACTGACATATTATTCTGCCTTTATCTTTTATATTTGTTCTTTGGCATGATTCATTGAGAAGTATGCTCTCTcaatattctctttttttctctgtctTCTTTAAAGTGGGGGACAAAATTCAGTCTAAATTTATCTTGGAAAAAAGGCTATCGCAAGCAAGCATAATATTCAGATTGTAGAGTAGTCTCAAAACCTATCACTATGGTATTTTTACTGATTGTACTTTACCAAGTGCCCTTGCTGACTACACTCTCAGATGGGTTCCAAAAGGCACATCTGGATCTCCATAGAAGAACCGTATCTAGTGCAATGGGTTTTTTTCTGGACAAAATGGTTCATTCTGGGAGTTTAAACATATCACAAACTGTCCACAATGAAGCCATATTAATGAACATAGGAGTGCAATAGGGAAAGGTAACACTTTTCCCCTAAATGCTGCATCCTGTATCAGCACTGACTTTTTGTGGTATTGCATTTTATCAATAATTTGCATACAGTTTGAAGCAAAGATTACTCCATTGTAAATGCAGATGGATCTTTTTCCTGAGTGTGATACATCAGTATAGTCTCAATTAGGATTTTAAACAAGTCTGTTTTTAATCCTAATGTGTCATGGTCCTAATGTGTTATATGCTCAGGTGTTTCTCTGCATGTTATTTATGACATGAATTTATTAATGTTTGCAGCTTCCCGGGCTAGGGGTGATCAAGTTCATTGTTTGTTAAATAAAGTTGTTTGTGAATGCTTCCAGTTGTCCTTGTTTGCACATAAGTTTATATACCTGACTGAAACAtcggtttgttttcatttatttatctgacCTCCCTGTATGTTGGCCAGTCCAAACCAGTCGaaactggaaaaataacagTATTCAAATGACTGACACACTTATCAGAGTCCTTCAGTAAGGCAAACGGCTCACTGCTGAATTCATGCCAAAAAATACCGTTTGATTGAGTACTGAGAATTGTAAAAAGCTGCAGTAGTTTGATTAGAAGCACATGGAAATTACACTGGTTGCATTTGGGGTTCTTCTCTGCAGGGCATTCTCGAGCGTCTGAACGCAGGCCAGATCGTGATTGGTGATGGTGGCTTTGTGTTTGCGCTGGAGAAGAGGGGGTACGTGAAAGCTGGACCCTGGACTCCTGAAGCCGCCATCACGCACCCTGAAGCAGGTGAGATTGTTCACATTTTAAACCAGGGTGCgcaatctcatcctcatgggccagtctgcatgctggtttttgttccaactgaTAAgcatagtttttgtttttacagtatAAACTAGGCTATCTCACTCCTGTAATtgaacacagtaaaatctttaggctACACGTGTAGTTTGCAGCTGTAGTCAGTGCTAATACGAATGTCAGGTCAAAATATGTTTAAGCTAACTAAATAACTAATAGAATTTGTCACAAAAGCCTGAAATGAattgcacccctgctttaaaccAAACTCTTTTACCTCAGAAAAGTCTGTTAACGCACTCCATGTGTGCCACTGTTGTGCTTCAATACTAAAGattatttaacatattttttaaCCTAATTTCCAGTTCGACAGTTGCACAGGGAATTTTTGAGAGCGGGGTCTGACGTCATGCAAACCTTTACGTTCTACGCCAGTGATGACAAACTGGAGAACAGGGGGAACAACCTACGCCTCACTGTGAGTGGCCCACTGTGCTCCCTGCTCAGtttaggctccagcaccccccctGACCCTATCCAGGAATACGTGGATTAGATAATGGATATTGTAACTATTTTATGAAAGCAATACTGAATGCAGTCACAGCCACATGGGGTTCCAGGCACTGCACATCCTGCCTAGCAACAACAGCATGGTCTCCAGTGCATTCCAAGGTGCTTGTGGTGTAGGGAACATTATAACTGACAAAGTGGAGAACAGTGCATTTGAAGATATTTTAAGAGAAGTAAAagctatttcaaataaaataaagatttaccattttaaaataGTATTATAGGAGTGAAAAATAAAGTATTACATCCTGACTGataatgtttaatttttttattgacaCCAGGGACAGCAAATCAATGAGGGAGCTTGTGACCTTGCCCGGGAGGTGGCCAATGAGGGAGATGCTTTAGTTGCTGGTGGCGTCTCCCAGACTCCCTCCTACTTGAGCTGTAAGAGCGAGAGTGAGGTGAAGGCCATCTTCAAGAAGCAGTTGGATGTCTTTTCCAAGAAGAACGTGGACTTTTTGATTGCTGAGGTATAGTGATTCTAGGTCAGATAATTGTGGGTAAAGAGCATGATAcctttgtgtctgttttttaaggcaatctttttaaaataaataaataataattattgttgtagttcttggtgtggatgggccttcaGTCTTCATAGTGCCTACAGAAATAAATGTCAGTTGAGATCCAGTCATATTCATTTTGAATTTGTTCATTGGGTTAAAAAGTTCTGTCCACTCTTATCGTCCCATGGGACTGATAAGCAGCACGAATAAGGTTGCCCTaatgttgttttttgcagtaCTTTGAGCATGTCGAGGAGGCTGAGTGGGCTGTCCAGGTTCTGAAGTCTACTGGGAAGCCAGTTGCTGCCTCCCTGTGCATTGGGCCTGAGGGAGATCTGAATGGAATCAGCCCTGGAGACTGTGCAGTCAAGCTGGTGAAGGCTGGTATGTTCTACTTGCACATGGTTGAACATTAATCAGTTAATGCGCCCTAGTCTTATTAATTGGTGCTTGCTGTACAAAAGACTCACATTTTATGGTATCTCACCAGATATTCCACGAAGAACGCTTGTGACCTCTTTTTTGTCTCTCTCAGGTGCCCAGATTGTTGGAATCAACTGCCACTTTGACCCCATGACCTGTGTGAAGACCGTGAAGCTCATGAAGGAGGGAGTTGAGCGTGCTGGACTCAAAGCTCATTATATGGTTCAGCCCTTAGCGTACCACACCCCTGACTGCGGCTGCCAGGGCTTCATTGATCTGCCAGAGTTCCCCTTTGGTAGGGAAAACTGTTAAGACTTTGGAATATGGTATACATACAAATTACCTGGCTTTTCATGCTCATACTAACCTTGTGCTTATACTAACAATCCTGCAGGACTGGAACCCAGAATTCTGACCAGATGGGACATGCACAAATATGCCAGAGAGGCATACAATGTGGGCATTCGCTACATTGGAGGCTGCTGTGGGTTTGAGCCCTACCACATCCGTGCAGTGTCAGAGGAGCTTGCACCTGAGAGAGGCTTCCTGCCCCCCGCATCTGAGAAACACGGCATGTGGGGCAGTGGCCTGGAGATGCACACCAAGCCCTGGGTCCGAGCCAGGTGGGTGGCAATAAAAATTTGGAGGAATAGGCTAACTATTACAGCTTTGAACTATGATCAAGCTTCCAgtcttatacctgcatttcTAAGCTGGCCAAATTCCATTTTTCATATGATACATCAAATGAAAATAGTACAGAGGATGAATGGTATACTTTGGATTAGTCTTTCTTGTCACACTtaacaataaggttcatgaattggcattaactaatatagttgttaacatgaattaatgatggacataTATATCAATTAAGCATGCAATTAACTTTCATTAGTTGTAGCATTTGTTAACAGCTAACATttattacatgatatttatacactGAGCACTGCATTATATAcacctcactgagtgtacattagcaaaccataggatgaacttataattagttaaccattaacaaataaattaactgaCTTTCACttaaatatgaattggcaataactaatgtagttgttaacatgaatcatgtacaaatacatgaacagagctgtacagattaacttctcatagtagttaacaactacactaGTCCATGCTAATTCATGCCAATTCAAGTGTTACCGTCTTTCTCTCTGAACACTTTCAAACAGTTTCAGGAATAAGCCTTGTCTGTGACCACATCCTTCATTTCTATGCAAAGGTCACGCCGTGATTATTGGGAGAACATTCTACCAGCTTCTGGACGCCCGAAATGCCCATCTTTCTCCAGCCCTGAGGGCTGGGGAGTGACCAAAGGTCACGCTGACCTGCTCCAGCACAAGGAGGCCACC from Conger conger chromosome 12, fConCon1.1, whole genome shotgun sequence includes the following:
- the LOC133141899 gene encoding betaine--homocysteine S-methyltransferase 1-like, with the protein product MAPVKKGILERLNAGQIVIGDGGFVFALEKRGYVKAGPWTPEAAITHPEAVRQLHREFLRAGSDVMQTFTFYASDDKLENRGNNLRLTGQQINEGACDLAREVANEGDALVAGGVSQTPSYLSCKSESEVKAIFKKQLDVFSKKNVDFLIAEYFEHVEEAEWAVQVLKSTGKPVAASLCIGPEGDLNGISPGDCAVKLVKAGAQIVGINCHFDPMTCVKTVKLMKEGVERAGLKAHYMVQPLAYHTPDCGCQGFIDLPEFPFGLEPRILTRWDMHKYAREAYNVGIRYIGGCCGFEPYHIRAVSEELAPERGFLPPASEKHGMWGSGLEMHTKPWVRARSRRDYWENILPASGRPKCPSFSSPEGWGVTKGHADLLQHKEATSEAEIRQLLEKQKKAKAGVN